TCCGCCGCCCCGGTCCCGCCTTCTCCCGCCCCGCCTCCACGTCGGCGGCCACCGCCGAGCACCACGCGGGCCACAGTAGGGCCAGCGGCAGGCTCCCCCGCGGCGACTACGTGCCGGTGTACGTGGCGCTGGGCCTGATCGCGCTGTCGGTGACGCTGGgcctgcacacggcgcggcagcagcTTGCGTACGCGCCCAACGTGTGGGTGGACAAGAAGAAGCGGGAGACGGTGCCGGAGGTGGCGGCGCCGGAGCTGGCGCTGGACGAGGCCGAGCAGTTCGTGGACAGGTCGCTCTTCCGCAAGGTCGCAACCGTGCAGGACGACCGCAGCCTCGCCGCCGGCGTCGCTGACCCCGTCGCCGAGTACCCGTACGTCGTCGTCGCTCTCTCATGCTTATGAACCGAGTCTTGCTGTACTGATGGATCGCGTGCGTGCGTGCAGGACGAAGAAAGCGGTGACGCTCAAGGACGTGGGCGTGGAGACGCCGGGCATCGAGCAGGGCAGGGAGGGCCTTCTCCACAAGATCTTCAAGAAGAACCACGCTTAGTTTAAGTGCAACGGATGCATGTATGGATTGTATATatacttagggtctgtttggGAGGCATCTATATGTTCTCGGATGAAATGTTTCAGGTTTAGATGCTCCCAATAAAAGGAAACGTTAACGTTTGTATCAGAAATAAGATCACTTCTGAGAAACATTAGAGAAATAGAACCATTTTCCTTTCCGATAAACATTTTAGGATTCAGAATCTACGTGATTGGTTGGTGTACTAAGAGCGACCGGTGCGAGCCAGGCTGGTCGAGCAGAGAAGCTCTCCTCCTGGATCTCCAGGTATGCAGGCAGGCTCTGTAAGGTGAGAAGGTGAGAAATGTAATTGGGGCTGCATGTGCGCGTGTGAGCTGACCATTGCATACAGCTAATCAATCAAACCAATCACAAGCACATATACGGTCAACGCATCCAGTGAGTTTGGACGCTACTGGTGCGGCAACCAAACACGGTAAATCTGAACAGAGATGAATTTCCCCTTGACATAATGAAGTTATCTTCAGTTACTAAATATACCATTTACAACAATACAAAACAACAATACAAAACATGGCTGTTATGGCTAATAACCGTGAATGAAATATTTCGGCACTCTTTTGAACATCTAAAACTAATTTTAGCAACTAAAGTTAGCGTTTGAAAACTTACATACAGTTAGTAGATAAATAACTTGTAGCTAGCAGATATAGAACTAGTTAGTTTAgaactaattttagcagctaaagTTAGAGCTCTATTACTTTTAGTTAGCAGATAATTAGCTTTGAGGTTTAGAATTAGAACGGACCAGCTAATTGTTATTATCAGCCATTAGTTGTTAGGTTTGGAACAGGGCCTTCTTGATTACAATACACAATACATTTAGACTAGCTATTAGGTGGCTAACGAGGTTTGGAACATGCCTTCATAATTACAATACATCCAATCGAAGCCCTCGGCAACATCATCACAAAATATGTCTAAAATATCGATAGGATCATGTACCACTACCGCGAACTCAGAGAACACAGGAGTGGTTGGTAAACGAGACCACCGCTCTCGGCTGCTCACATAACTCTCAATTTGAGATACAACTTACAAGACTAGTCTGTAGCCACTACTCCGGACGCAGCCTTTCACCTTACGTTTTGTCTAGAGGATATTAACAGGGCTACTTTGGAAACCTCAAATTCTCTTTAAGATTGTAGGAGATTAAGGTAGAAATGAATTAATTTTCCATCCAATCCTCTTTAATTCCGAATGGTTAGTTTAAAAACTTTCGAGAGATCGTATTTTCCTATGGCCCGTTTGTTTCCCTTAAAATAGATGGTCCGTTTATTTCCCTTATTTAAAGAATTAGAAATTTAACTCATAGAGTAGGTTATTTTTTAGTTTATATTTAAGTCTATCTTAAATTTATATAGTGAGATATGTAAATTGATTTTATAGATTTATATGCTACTTTTCTAATGTATAACTTATAACACACTTTTTATTTATTTCTCTATAACACACGTGTAGTGTATAACTATCTCTCTTATATGATTTACgatatatacaaatatattaacttGTGCTAAATTATGATTATAAAAATAGAATTAACAATTGAGACTTAAGAAAAAATTAACTAATTTTTCGTGGAAAAATAGGTTGCCAAACTAGCCTTAACTATATATTTTTCTATCAACAGGAAAATGAAAAACTACCACTGGCCGATAGCCTTACTGGACCCGGTGGGTCTGGCTGGTGAAGACGTTCTCCCCTCCTATAGACAAGGCTTGACGCAAAGCTTGTGCAGCGGGAAATTTTGCTTGCTCGACTCTTCATCCTTCTAGGTGATCAATTCCTCTGGCTAAGAGGATCATTTGATTAACAGGTCAATTCCTCTAGCTAAGAGGATCAtatgatatcttcactaagcctttgaaTGAAAGAAGATTTTGTgagctacgtagtgagctaaatgtcttagattcatggaacttggattgatctatagcatacatatgtatctttatgtctttgatcatgttctctTAAGCTTAATTGTGCTTTATTGCTTATTTTAGTGCTCAAGTTGTAGAATGTTATCCTTGGGCCTGATAAATCCTTATgtattgatgcatatctttagggtgaGGATATGCAACAActcgaccctttgagactaatatgtttgcttgagtgattttgatatagtctcaactctcagaggtggattgaaaggaaaaaTTTGGACCTGGACAAGGGAAAGAGCTTCCACTGCATAACGATATCAATGTACTTTGTTCAAGTTGTCCTTGGTGTTTCGTAGTCTCTTTGCTCTTAATTTGCTATTTTGGTGAGTCGATGAGGTTAAAGGCCACTTGTTTctccattttggtgcttaatgccaaagggggataaaTTAAGGCCAAAACAACTGGATCAACCATCCCTTGTGAATTTAAAATTATTGTGTTTTGAACTTGTCctttttgatcaaaaccctcttgacttCAAGAAGAGCCCTCTGATTGTAAAACTACTCTCTTGTGGTGGAAAACCTTCTTATGAGAAAAAGAGAGCTTTTGGATTTTTTATCAAAACTAGTCTTGGAAAATGGTTCGATTTGCAAAACTAAAGTGTTTTTGCTTAGAAGTAAGAAAATGAATGTGTTTtgcgaaaacaaaccaagtggtggtaaaatgattcgaatatgccaaatcctattcTTATTCTACTGGTGTTTGATTTGACTTCAATTTGCAAAAAGTTTGTTTATATTTGGTTAGTTTGGAAATTTTGAGTTGCTTTaaggtgtgttggcataaatcacaaaaagggggagattgaaagggaaatgtacctttGGGCTATTTCTAAGAGTTTTGGTGATTAACTGCCCTACACACCACTATGAACTAACCATCTTGGTATGAGCATGAGCATAGGTTCTAATTAAGCAAATTGAAGATGCAAAGTCCAAATCGGTTGGATTAAAAGACCAAAAAATGCAACCTTGGGCAAAACCACAAAACACAGGAGCTTTAAGTGTTTAAATAAGTTGCACTTACTTTATACTACGTTTCTTGTATTACTATTTGGCTACTAACTTTTATGTGCAAGTAAAATGGCTTTTGGACTTGAGTTTGCACATATTGCAAACCCCTGTGAAAAGATGAGAAAAAGCTATGATTTAATTACTTGGTCAATTGATTTAGTTGTTAATTATATTTATATAAGTGCTAGGGATCACCTCAAGTCAAGCTAAAATAAGCCAAAGAAGTTTGGCACAAAAGAGGAGAAGATGAGTTGGTCTAGgtagcaccggatagtccgatgaatgTACAGTCGAAGAGGCCACCCTCGGGTTTGGCCGAGCCACCTTGCTATAAATTACCGGATAGTTCGTGCAGAGCGCGGGACAACCCGGTGTGATGAATAGCCGATATCAACCACGTCAGTAGGTTCCAACGGCTAGgtggatcaccggacagtccagtgcaccccaccggacagttcggtgcccaccCGAGAAGGAAATCACCCAATCAGTGATTCTGTAGCCATTGCACAGTAGTTGTTCaacgtgccaccggacagtctgatgcacacacagcagggaaggctgggagcttctaaATGAAGCTTCAATGGCTCTTAGgcctcttggggctataaaagggacccctaggagcatgaagcagtacaccaagcattctaagAACACTACAACTCCGATACTCCGTGACCATGATGTGTGAAGTGTTTGAGAGATTTGAGCGCGTTTCTAAGCTATAACTATGTTGTTCTTATTCTTGCGCTCTTTTCTTTGCTTGTGTGCATGTTGTTGTTGcgattgtgctcttgtgtgcgtgTTCTTACCCCCCCTTACTCTGGTTTTGATATTGATCACTTgtctaaggcgtgagagactccaatttgtgaatattcctcacaaacgggattgtTATAAGAAAGAATACCGTGGCACTCAACCAAGTTTGATCTtttgatcacttgagaggggttgagtgcaacccttgaccaaaggatgtcaccacaacgtggagtaggctttggccgaaccacggggaaAACATTGTGTCTCTTGTTTATTTACTTTACTACGATTTCTATCTTCCTTGAGCATAAGCTTCACTTACATATTGCTCCTAGTTTAATACATATCTCAAGTGAGCAATCATGTCAAGAGTCTTTCCTTGCCTCTTCTACTCATCCGTACTTGGTTTTTAGTCTCTCGAACCCATAAAttggaccaagtttgtgttgttttaaTCAAGGTTTGCAGGATCACcatttcaccccctctaggtgctctcaactagcCAATTGTTTAATGTGAAAAAACTGACATATGATGTGATTATGTTGGTCGCGTTCAAAACGAGCGCAAACTGTGGCACAAAAATCCGACCACAATGTGTAACGTATGGTATTATACATAGACTATAACCAAAAGGTTGTTGATCTGACAAAATGAAGAGAAGATATCTTCACCCATGACTCTAAAGGTATGGAAAACTTCAAAATAATATTCACACTTGGCTTTCCACATCTTAGGATTGTGACCATCATCAAATTGGGGGAAATTAAGTTGAGGTAGGGTAGCTAGATGTGGGGATTGTGCTGTAATACCTAAATTTGTAACTCATATGAAGAGAGAatatttcctttatctatatgtgtgtaccatctctagttaatatcacatgtgaataaacaCCATCAAAAGGGGGATTGAATAATTAATAACACCTAAAATAAAcctttgcatcatattggatctttgtttgtgcatttaaaaccataataatatgaacaaaaataaaataataacgaGAAGAGGATTAGAGGAAAGAAGGAAGTAATATCCAATATAAAATAATATGATAACTAAATAAAACCCTCATAATTTGGTATGACCAATATGCTTAATTCAAAGGAGTTTAAATTTGCATTTGAGATTGCATTCAAAATTGGGATTAAAAGAATTGtaaataaaagaaaacagaaaaataaaaacaaaagaaaatgggaaaagaacctAACTGGGCTGAAAACACCCAATTCGGCCCACTCTCAAAGCTGATCTGCGCGGCCCATTTTTACATCCCGCGCGCGCCGACATTAGGGCCCCACCGGGCAGACAAACGCGCTCGGACCCGGCACCTGGCTCACTGGGCCCACTGGCCGGTCACCACCCGCGCTCGCTCCGTCTCCCTCACGTGAAACGCGGACTCGCGCCTTCTGCCACTGGCTGGTGGACCCCCCTGTGTCAGCTCCATCTCCGTCAACGTACGTCCGAGCATGGcgggcgcgcggattccgcgcgaTCCGTTGTGGCATCCCAGCCACGTCCGCGCCCTTATAGGTAGAAGGACCTGGCTTACCTCTCCCTCTTGCCTTCCTACTCTTGCGACCGCCACCGTAGTGGAGATAGAGTCGGGAGCGAAACAGAGAGTGGGGGAGATTGCCCCTCGCGGCCGCCGGCGGTGGAACCCTTACCTCGCCCACGCCGCGTCCCTGGTTTGCTTCCTGAGTGCATCACTGAGACATTGGGAAGACGCTCGTGCCCCCGGGAAAGAGAAGGTGGCCGTGGGGTGTGGGAAATTGCTCACCGGAGTCCGAGGGTTACCGCCGAGCCGCCTGAACGTGTGGGCAGGGCCGTCACCGCTTCATACCGAGGTAATGCGCCCACCAACTGATTCGCCTTGACCTCCTCTACGCGTAGCTCGATCCAATTTAGGTTTGGCGATTGGCAGCCTCGCCGGCGTGCTCCGCCGAGCGagcggggcggcgccgccgtgcgtgCTCCGTTGGGGGAAAGACGAAATCATCGCCGTCCGATCCTCTATGGACGGTACCGATTAGATCAAGCATACCCCTTCACTCGATCGAACTGAGACCGTAGATGCGAGATCCAGTGGCGCGGAGTTGATTCGCGACTCATTAAATCCGGGCCGTTCACCGGTGATCCAACGACTTAGCGCGCGTTGGATTTCATAAAGACTTagattcaatctgagacatccacGTCTGATCCAACGGCCCATCGTGGCCGGTACCGCTTCGCAGtgctcttttgcatatgaaccctCGGGGTTCTGAAGAATAGAACCTGCAATCCACCCTGTGCAGTGCATTGAGTCATAGGTACTCTTGCACGTTGGCCCCTGCGCTTACCAGAAATTGACGCCCACTCCAGGGaattataaaaccagagaaaataaaccagaaatgtatttttagtatataaataattgcagaaacttgtttaaaccctagaaaattcatatgaactccaaattgatccattccaattcctataattttgtaataatgttgtttatcaccctgtgtctctgttttaacatgaaaatggtattaaaaatttatctcttaattaatctcgtaccAAATACATAAAccctaggaaattcgtatctcctccgttttaactctgatttgatccgttcaagttccgttagtctcgtagcaatgcatagattatttttacgcagtgtattattatgtttgttgtgatgttaatttatgctatactatgtatatattgtgttgatgcgagtagacgagcaagccactgtggaatctgaggttcaacaagtagagatagctgagcaggagctcgttgaaggcaagttgtgcccttgatcacttctttttacccagtcatgttctgattaatcataatgatctgcataggttaattttgatgggacccaataggttaccctagtttgattatctttataccttgtttatcactgaactttttgggtagtacttgctagtgctttatgtggttttgggtatgaagatacattattcatgatcacacttttattatctgtttattatcactgttcatgataagatcattatgttaattggaacatggagaaccacccgggaaaacagtgctaccacaagggtttaatgggacgcccttggccgattaattaggaaagctagtggaagactaccttacccgaaaggggcaagggcagtaggggagtggtcagtgtagggaggccctcgggaggattttgctgcgatggcggtcctgcaagggattcctgcattggagcttcctataaactgtagcgggttttctgaagctagtggaactttgtaaaggcctcgtagtgttaccctgcctcgcctcctcggtagaggtgtatgggaagtcgcgatcccttggaagatgggtaacatgacttgtgggtaaagatgcgcaacctctgcagagtgtaaaactggtatactagccgtgctcacggtcatgagcggctcggacactcacatgattaaattatggaacttaaactcaatttgtcatatgcattgcatcgtaggtgaggttgttacttttgttctactacttaattgggttggtatttacttatacttagtaattgctaataaaattttgaccaactttaaaagcaatgctcagcttcaaccatctccgttggtaagccttacacttcacatgagctcccatctttggcgagttcattcacattattccccacaacttgttgagcgatgaacgtatgtgagctcactcttgctgtctcacacccccacaggtcaagaacaggtaccacaggatgaggcgcgtggaggatgctgcgatgtgttcgtgagaggtctaggtcgtcgtctcccagtcaactttggtttgctggaccgttgtctccttataatgtaattatttattttgtacagaactcctattatatagtaaagatgtgacattcgatcctgtgccatgattcatcatatgtgtgagacttggtcccagcacacctggtgattatgttcgcgcccgggtcttggtgcccctgaaatccgggtgtgacagaagtggtatcagaggaatgttgacattaggacgaaacctagatagaactggacaaccattctttacttacccttgctactctgattcttttctaaacttttcttaatcttttctcatctatttccgctttactctgattattcttaccttttcattctaaagacaaatgtggatttcacactttgaaatcc
This portion of the Zea mays cultivar B73 chromosome 2, Zm-B73-REFERENCE-NAM-5.0, whole genome shotgun sequence genome encodes:
- the LOC100274774 gene encoding uncharacterized protein LOC100274774, producing MSSMVSRAAAAAALRCHVRRPGPAFSRPASTSAATAEHHAGHSRASGRLPRGDYVPVYVALGLIALSVTLGLHTARQQLAYAPNVWVDKKKRETVPEVAAPELALDEAEQFVDRSLFRKVATVQDDRSLAAGVADPVAEYPTKKAVTLKDVGVETPGIEQGREGLLHKIFKKNHA